One Clavelina lepadiformis chromosome 1, kaClaLepa1.1, whole genome shotgun sequence genomic region harbors:
- the LOC143470464 gene encoding sodium/hydrogen exchanger 9B2-like, which translates to MVSVITDANLISRQDVVIQASHSDEVFQLNGDGAPLNGHEDFNGIPMKETNFSSTDYSEKGEEKEDTKSLLARSEGRNSQTSSTKGSWCSRLEYVCQCCMWKYHDQPDDDDGCCKKCSWYLMCPPHGRIAKLVCILVLAFLTWAVPWSIVPDEALPGGNLFGIIILLLSCLAAGWLISHIPLPGIPPLPPLLGMLIMGFVLRNVPYIDVAKYIEPKWSSSLRTIALTVILTRAGIGLDGKALFKLKWVLLGFAVSTSIVECVVVAAFSTIMIGFPWDWGFVIGFVLCAVSPAVVVPSLLYLQDKGFGVEGGIPTFLIAGAALNDVIGITGFNVVLGMIFSDGDLVEKIIHGPLELVFGIGGGVILGIFLWYFPPANLKGRNGYRTGLLLGLALFCGFGSKVVHYAGAGALATLVMSFVAGVKWGKEKKPVAKTFANLWVIFQPLLFGLIGASVKIESLKPETVGMGTALIFTGLAFRSVTAFLAVYWTAFNMKEKVFMTVAWVPKATVQAAIGAVALDMATEKEASEEVIGYGTKVLTIAVLSILLTAPTGAAAIGLLGPKLLKRSPQDDEEKAAP; encoded by the exons ATGGTGTCGGTTATCACTGATGCAAATTTGATAAGTCGTCAAGATGTGGTGATCCAAGCGAGCCACAGTGATGAAGTCTTTCAACTCAATGGAGATGGAGCTCCGTTAAACGGACACGAAGATTTCAACGGGATACCAATGAAAGAAACCAATTTTTCT TCGACAGATTATTCCGAAAAAggagaagaaaaagaagacaCCAAGTCGTTGTTAGCACGTTCAGAAGGACGCAACAGCCAAACGAGCAGCACAAAAG GTTCTTGGTGCTCCCGACTGGAGTATGTCTGTCAATGCTGTATGTGGAAGTATCATGACCAGccagatgatgatgatggaTGTTGCAAAAAGTGCTCCTGGTATCTCATGTGTCCACCTCACGGTCGTATTGCCAAGCTTGTTTGCATAC TGGTCTTGGCTTTCTTGACATGGGCGGTACCGTGGAGCATTGTTCCCGACGAGGCTTTGCCTGGAGGAAACCTTTTTGGAATCATCATTCTTCTATTATCTTGCTTAGCCGCTGGTTGGCTTATTAGTCACATTCCATTACCAGGAATCCCTCCCCTTCCGCCGTTGCTAG GAATGTTAATAATGGGATTTGTGCTTCGGAACGTTCCCTACATTGATGTGGCAAAATACATCGAACCAAAATGGTCTTCATCGTTACGAACAATAGCTCTCACAGTTATTTTAACAAGAGCTGGAATCGGTCTAGATGGCAAA GCATTGTTCAAGCTAAAATGGGTCCTTCTTGGTTTCGCCGTTTCCACTTCAATAGTAGAATGTGTCGTGGTGGCAGCTTTTTCAACGATAATGATTGGTTTTCCGTGGGACTGGGGTTTTGTGATTGG GTTTGTATTATGCGCGGTATCGCCTGCAGTGGTCGTCCCGTCTCTGCTTTATTTACAAGACAAGGGCTTTGGCGTGGAAGGAGGAATTCCAACATTTCTAATTGCAGGGGCAGCTTTGAATGACGTAATTGGGATCACAGGGTTCAACGTCGTCTTAGGAATGATTTTCTCAGACg GTGACTTGGtagaaaaaattattcatgGTCCGTTGGAACTAGTATTTGGAATCGGTGGCGGAGTAATCTTGGGAATATTTTTGTGGTATTTTCCTCCTGCAAATTTG AAAGGACGTAATGGTTATCGAACTGGCCTGCTTCTTGGACTGGCTCTGTTCTGCGGTTTTGGAAGCAAAGTTGTGCATTATGCCGGAGCTGGAGCCTTAGCTACTCTCGTTATGTCGTTTGTAGCTGGTGTAAA GTGGGGAAAGGAGAAAAAACCTGtagcaaaaacttttgcaaaccTGTGGGTGATCTTTCAGCCGCTGTTGTTTGGACTGATAGGAGCGTCAGTTAAGATTGAGAGTCTAAAACCAGAAACAGTTg GCATGGGAACTGCATTGATTTTTACCGGCCTAGCCTTCAGGAGTGTAACAGCGTTCTTGGCTGTTTACTGGACAGCCTTCaacatgaaagaaaaagtttttatgacTGTCGCCTGGGTACCAAAAGCAACTGTACAA GCAGCTATTGGGGCAGTTGCATTAGATATGGCAACAGAAAAGGAGGCATCCGAAGAAGTCATTGGTTACGGGACAAAG GTATTAACAATAGCCGTACTTTCAATTCTTTTGACTGCGCCGACTGGAGCAGCTGCAATTGGTTTATTGGGACCgaaattgttgaaaagaaGTCCACAGGACGATGAGGAAAAAGCTGCcccataa
- the LOC143456715 gene encoding uncharacterized protein LOC143456715 isoform X2, translated as MPVGNLIYTIFDGNMQYSYHFIGKNLYEAAKLCSSNYVKGSLVYDNKKAIKFVVANLPTRSNFEFWLPYVKIRRNSKNYVWLKPPFQQPNQGVPCFGYTYSSLYRFSPTRSRRRCNYITPFVCQSTNSSNLSIGTPYPTMPDITQMQTTLTPRSTSSNLYQLNNLGLILAAAGLLCFLLVLLLLGILCRYKWKITSQKQALINNESAPAKRSSHLDENTTEPTRAGGSYVQNVFTLKPKTREHGEEGYYSIRTNLQSEVPRIDEVVYNDVAPQIRPAAKKAFYINSN; from the exons ATGCCGGTTGGTAATTTGATCTATACTATATTTGATGGAAACATGCAGTACTCGTATCACTTCATAGGTAAAAATCTATATGAAGCAGCCAAATTATGTTCAAGCAACTATGTCAAAGGTAGTTTAGTTTATGACAACAAGAaagcaataaagtttgttgttgCCAATTTACCAACAAGGTCaaattttgagttttggcTTCCGTATGTCAAGATCAGAAGAAACTCGAAAAATTATGTTTGGCTCAAGCCCCCTTTTCAGCAACCCAACCAAGGGGTTCCCTGTTTTGGGTATACTTATTCCAGTCTTTACCGTTTTTCCCCTACCCGCTCAAGAAGACGATGTAATTACATAACTCCATTTGTTTGCCAGAGCACCAACTCTTCAAATTTATCTATCGGTACACCTTACCCAACAATGCCAGATATAACCCAAATGCAAACTACCTTGACGCCAAGATCAACCTCAAGCAATCTTTATCAACTTAACAATCTCGGCTTGATATTGGCAGCTGCTGgattgctttgttttttgcttgttCTGCTTCTCCTAGGAATTTTATGCAGATATAAGTGGAAGATAACCAGTCAAAAGCAAGCTCTTATAAACAACGAAAGCGCTCCAGCAAAGAGGTCATCACATTTGGATGAAAACACCACAG AGCCTACTAGAGCAGGCGGAAGCTACGTCCAGAATGTGTTTACATTGAAACCTAAGACGCGAGAACACGGCGAAGAAGGATATTATTCTATACGCACTAATCTTCAGTCAGAAGTGCCCAGAATAGATGAAGTGGTTTACAACGACGTCGCCCCCCAAATAAGACCTGCTGCCAAGAAAGCATTTTACATAAATTCAAATTAA
- the LOC143456715 gene encoding uncharacterized protein LOC143456715 isoform X1 yields the protein MPVGNLIYTIFDGNMQYSYHFIGKNLYEAAKLCSSNYVKGSLVYDNKKAIKFVVANLPTRSNFEFWLPYVKIRRNSKNYVWLKPPFQQPNQGVPCFGYTYSSLYRFSPTRSRRRCNYITPFVCQSTNSSNLSIGTPYPTMPDITQMQTTLTPRSTSSNLYQLNNLGLILAAAGLLCFLLVLLLLGILCRYKWKITSQKQALINNESAPAKRSSHLDENTTVEPTRAGGSYVQNVFTLKPKTREHGEEGYYSIRTNLQSEVPRIDEVVYNDVAPQIRPAAKKAFYINSN from the exons ATGCCGGTTGGTAATTTGATCTATACTATATTTGATGGAAACATGCAGTACTCGTATCACTTCATAGGTAAAAATCTATATGAAGCAGCCAAATTATGTTCAAGCAACTATGTCAAAGGTAGTTTAGTTTATGACAACAAGAaagcaataaagtttgttgttgCCAATTTACCAACAAGGTCaaattttgagttttggcTTCCGTATGTCAAGATCAGAAGAAACTCGAAAAATTATGTTTGGCTCAAGCCCCCTTTTCAGCAACCCAACCAAGGGGTTCCCTGTTTTGGGTATACTTATTCCAGTCTTTACCGTTTTTCCCCTACCCGCTCAAGAAGACGATGTAATTACATAACTCCATTTGTTTGCCAGAGCACCAACTCTTCAAATTTATCTATCGGTACACCTTACCCAACAATGCCAGATATAACCCAAATGCAAACTACCTTGACGCCAAGATCAACCTCAAGCAATCTTTATCAACTTAACAATCTCGGCTTGATATTGGCAGCTGCTGgattgctttgttttttgcttgttCTGCTTCTCCTAGGAATTTTATGCAGATATAAGTGGAAGATAACCAGTCAAAAGCAAGCTCTTATAAACAACGAAAGCGCTCCAGCAAAGAGGTCATCACATTTGGATGAAAACACCACAG tAGAGCCTACTAGAGCAGGCGGAAGCTACGTCCAGAATGTGTTTACATTGAAACCTAAGACGCGAGAACACGGCGAAGAAGGATATTATTCTATACGCACTAATCTTCAGTCAGAAGTGCCCAGAATAGATGAAGTGGTTTACAACGACGTCGCCCCCCAAATAAGACCTGCTGCCAAGAAAGCATTTTACATAAATTCAAATTAA